From one Lotus japonicus ecotype B-129 chromosome 3, LjGifu_v1.2 genomic stretch:
- the LOC130749236 gene encoding pentatricopeptide repeat-containing protein At4g21705, mitochondrial-like, whose translation MASSPFSAILRNKFHSFTATFQLLRPYCSASTTVTINRRNLYSRISPLGDPSLSVVPVLENWLQEGHAVRDQELQRIVKTLRTRKRFTQALQVSEWMSSKGLCPILPGDRAVQLELIGRVRGLESAESYFQNLSDSDKTEKVHGALLNCYVMAGSVDKSLSQMQKMKDMGFVSPLHYNNIMSLYTRTEQHEKVPDVLAMMKEDGVSPDIFSYRICLNSYGARSDLENMEKLLEKIETEGDIAVDWMTYSTVANFYVKAGLKDKALIYLKKCEDKAYKRDAVAYNHMISHYASLGKKKDMMRLWKLQKDNCKKQLNREYITMLGCLVKLGDLEEAEKLLGQWELSGNTYDFKVPNILLIGYSRKGLIEKAETMLRSMVDKGKTPTPNSWSIIASGHVAKENMEKAFQCFKEALAVLAENKGWRPKSDVVSSILSWVTDNRDIEEVEDFVNSLKKVMSMNRDMYLSLIKLYVRCGREVDGVLESMKADNIELDEEMEEILNSRLQQ comes from the exons ATGGCATCATCACCGTTCTCTGCGATCCTCCGCAACAAGTTCCATAGCTTCACCGCCACATTTCAGCTTCTGAGACCGTATTGCTCCGCCTCCACCACTGTCACGATTAACCGGAGAAACCTCTACTCCAGAATCAGCCCCCTCGGTGACCCTTCTCTCAGCGTGGTTCCCGTTCTCGAAAACTGGCTCCAAGAGGGTCACGCCGTCAGGGACCAGGAGCTCCAGCGTATCGTCAAAACTCTACGCACCCGGAAACGCTTCACTCAAGCTCTACAG GTTTCTGAATGGATGAGTAGCAAAGGGCTCTGCCCAATTTTGCCAGGTGACCGAGCCGTGCAGCTAGAACTTATTGGTAGAGTTCGTGGACTGGAGAGTGCAGAGAGCTATTTTCAGAATTTGAGTGATAGTGACAAAACTGAAAAGGTTCATGGTGCCCTTTTGAATTGTTATGTGATGGCAGGATCAGTTGACAAGTCACTCTCCCAGATGCAGAAGATGAAGGACATGGGTTTTGTTTCTCCTCTCCATTACAACAATATAATGAGCCTCTACACACGAACTGAACAACATGAGAAAGTCCCAGATGTTTTGGCAATGATGAAAGAAGACGGTGTTTCTCCTGACATTTTCAGCTACAGGATTTGCTTAAACTCATATGGCGCGAGATCTGACCTCGAGAATATGGAGAAACTGTTGGAGAAAATTGAAACAGAAGGCGACATTGCCGTGGATTGGATGACATATTCTACGGTGGCTAACTTCTACGTGAAAGCAGGCCTGAAAGATAAAGCTCTTATCTACCTGAAGAAGTGTGAGGACAAGGCATACAAACGCGACGCAGTTGCTTACAATCATATGATTTCACATTATGCAAGTCTTGGGAAGAAGAAAGACATGATGAGATTGTGGAAACTGCAGAAAGATAACTGTAAGAAGCAACTTAATAGGGAATATATAACCATGTTGGGTTGTCTGGTGAAGTTAGGGGACCTTGAGGAAGCTGAGAAATTACTTGGTCAGTGGGAGTTATCTGGTAACACTTACGATTTCAAGGTGCCAAACATCCTCCTGATTGGGTATTCACGGAAGGGATTGATTGAAAAGGCAGAAACGATGCTCCGAAGCATGGTTGATAAAGGGAAGACTCCTACTCCTAACAGTTGGTCTATTATAGCATCTGGGCATGTGGCCAAGGAGAACATGGAGAAGGCATTTCAGTGCTTCAAGGAGGCTTTGGCTGTGCTAGCTGAGAATAAAGGTTGGAGACCAAAATCTGATGTTGTTTCCAGCATATTGAGTTGGGTTACTGATAACAGAGATATAGAGGAAGTAGAAGATTTTGTAAATTCATTGAAGAAAGTGATGTCAATGAATAGGGACATGTATCTGTCTTTGATCAAGCTATATGTTAGATGTGGGAGGGAAGTAGATGGGGTTTTAGAGAGCATGAAAGCTGACAATATTGAGCTCGATGAAGAGATGGAAGAAATTCTCAACTCAAGATTGCAACAATAG
- the LOC130748657 gene encoding uncharacterized protein LOC130748657, with protein MDVDNAENAASTSAIISSSFSQQNEVLSAEDLAWADSCIIKDSDVPVGDWIPLRDALLEIISSQSQSFSNDIGEDVEILPDIEESNTKTIRLEPNQESSTSDEEHLSRPSSSHNVNPIRMVAETSTDEIPDIESYHRSPFLPTYNEELNQNENIDSGLVLDSSAFEMENTSENLFKIWDWDIPSEEGELAEQLDKALTENTFQAGPSSVDDSGKLGDLKEGSLDDLIAGIADLSLNKKV; from the coding sequence ATGGATGTCGATAATGCGGAGAATGCAGCTTCAACTTCTGCTATTATCAGTTCCTCATTTTCGCAGCAGAATGAAGTTCTTTCTGCTGAAGATCTTGCTTGGGCTGATTCCTGCATAATTAAAGATTCTGATGTCCCAGTAGGTGATTGGATCCCTTTGAGAGATGCTTTGCTTGAAATAATCAGTTCCCAGTCTCAATCTTTCAGCAATGATATTGGGGAAGACGTTGAAATTCTCCCTGACATTGAAGAGAGTAACACCAAAACTATTAGGTTAGAACCTAATCAGGAATCTTCAACTTCTGATGAGGAGCACTTATCCAGGCCTTCTTCATCCCATAATGTTAACCCGATAAGAATGGTAGCAGAAACGAGCACGGATGAAATTCCAGACATTGAAAGTTATCACCGAAGTCCTTTCCTGCCAACCTATAATGAAGAGCTGAATCAAAATGAAAATATTGATTCAGGACTTGTTCTGGATTCTTCCGCATTTGAGATGGAGAACACATCTGAGAATCTCTTCAAAATCTGGGATTGGGACATTCCATCTGAGGAAGGTGAACTAGCTGAACAATTGGACAAAGCCCTTACAGAGAATACCTTTCAAGCGGGGCCATCATCTGTTGATGATTCAGGGAAGCTGGGGGACTTGAAGGAAGGCTCACTTGATGATCTTATTGCTGGCATTGCTGACTTGTCTTTGAATAAAAAAGTTTAG
- the LOC130743457 gene encoding uncharacterized protein LOC130743457, which produces MLAAAPVLEVTMLPRPAPLLQATWVRPPYGIYKLNFDAAVATTGEVGFGLIVRNMLGEVLASVAQYLLHATSAILGEALAFRWSMQLAIQMGFCRVLFETDCLQLFQLSKKPPDGRSYLSSIVGDCFMLSRSFDYVDLSFVRRRGNYVADFLAGTASKYTDMVWLEEVPREVITLVHKDVMASMPALD; this is translated from the coding sequence ATGCTAGCTGCTGCGCCGGTGTTAGAGGTGACAATGTTGCCTAGACCAGCCCCCTTGTTGCAGGCAACTTGGGTCCGACCACCTTATGGTATCTACAAGCTGAATTTTGATGCAGCTGTGGCTACCACGGGAGAGGTGGGTTTTGGTTTGATTGTGAGGAATATGTTGGGTGAGGTCCTTGCTTCTGTAGCACAATATCTTCTCCATGCAACTTCAGCGATTCTTGGGGAGGCTTTAGCCTTCCGCTGGTCTATGCAGCTTGCCATTCAGATGGGGTTTTGTCGGGTTCTTTTTGAGACAGATTGTTTGCAGCTGTTCCAGCTTTCGAAGAAACCTCCAGATGGTCGATCGTATTTATCTAGTATTGTTGGTGATTGCTTTATGTTATCTCGTTCTTTTGATTATGTTGACTTGTCTTTTGTTCGCCGTAGGGGAAATTATGTTGCTGATTTCTTAGCTGGTACCGCTTCCAAGTATACTGATATGGTTTGGTTGGAAGAGGTACCTAGGGAGGTCATAACTTTGGTTCATAAAGATGTAATGGCTTCTATGCCTGCTCTTGATTAA
- the LOC130742355 gene encoding expansin-A12 — protein MGPLVISSFLCYVLLVFSAVRIQANGWLNAHATFYGANQAPTSLGGACGYDDTFHAGFGINTAAVSTMLFRRGEACGACYQVICDSRTDPKWCLRSRSVTVTATNFCPPNNHGGWCDPPHHHFDMSMPAFFRIARQGNEGIVPVLYRRVPCKRRGGVRFTLKGQSNFNMVMISNIGGSGDVKAVWIRRSRSGTWLPMHRNWGANWQSNADLRNQRLSFKVTLVDGKTLVFLNVVPSTWRFGQTFSSRNQFF, from the exons ATGGGACCTCTTgtgatttcttcttttctttgttaTGTTTTGTTAGTTTTCAGTGCAGTTAGAATCCAAGCTAACGGTTGGCTTAACGCTCATGCAACGTTCTATGGGGCCAATCAAGCTCCCACCAGCCTTG GGGGAGCTTGTGGTTATGATGATACATTTCATGCTGGATTTGGGATCAACACTGCGGCGGTGAGCACTATGCTTTTCAGACGTGGTGAGGCTTGTGGCGCTTGCTACCAAGTGATATGTGACTCCCGGACTGACCCAAAATGGTGTCTTAGAAGCCGCAGTGTGACGGTAACCGCCACCAACTTCTGCCCTCCAAACAACCACGGAGGGTGGTGTGACCCTCCTCACCACCATTTCGACATGTCCATGCCTGCTTTCTTTCGCATTGCACGACAAGGCAATGAAGGCATTGTTCCTGTTCTTTATAGAAG GGTTCCATGCAAAAGAAGAGGGGGAGTAAGGTTCACATTGAAGGGGCAATCCAATTTCAACATGGTGATGATATCCAACATTGGTGGCAGCGGGGATGTGAAGGCTGTATGGATCAGAAGATCCAGAAGTGGAACATGGTTGCCAATGCACAGGAATTGGGGAGCTAATTGGCAAAGCAACGCAGACCTCAGAAACCAGAGACTCTCATTCAAGGTTACCTTGGTTGATGGGAAGACATTGGTGTTTCTCAATGTGGTACCTTCCACATGGAGGTTTGGACAAACATTTTCATCCCGGAATCAGTTCTTTTAG
- the LOC130749410 gene encoding pentatricopeptide repeat-containing protein At4g21705, mitochondrial-like gives MASTPFSAILRHKFQNLTANFQLLRLYRSASTTVTKRRDLYSRISPLGDPSVSVVPVLEKWVQQGNAIKEKQLQLIVKTLRTRKRFTHALQVSEWMSSKGLCPISPGDRAVQLGLIGRVHGLESAESYFQNLSDIDKTEKVHGALLNCYVRAGLVDKSLSQMQKMKEMGYVSCLNYNNIMCLYAQSDQHEKVPGVLAMMKEDGVSPDIFSYRVCINSYGARSDLENMEKLLEEIEREGHTCVDWMTYSTVATFYIRAGLKEKALACLKKCEDNLDKRSAVAYNHLISHYAGLEMKKAMMRLWKLQKANCKRQLNGEYITLLSWLVKLGDLDEAEYLLGEWELSGNTYDFRVPNILLIGYSKKGLIEKAETMLRSMVEKGKTPNPYSWSIVASGYVAKENMEKAFQCLKEALAVLAENKGWRPKPNVVSSILSWVTDNRDIEEVEDFVNSLKKVMSMNRDMYRSLIKLHVRCGKEVDGVLESMKADNIELDEELEEILKSRLQ, from the exons ATGGCGTCGACACCGTTTTCTGCGATCCTCCGCCACAAGTTCCAGAACCTCACCGCAAACTTTCAGCTTCTGAGACTATACCGCTCCGCCTCCACCACCGTCACGAAGCGGAGAGACCTCTACTCCAGAATCAGCCCTCTCGGAGACCCTTCTGTCAGCGTTGTTCCCGTTCTCGAAAAATGGGTCCAACAGGGTAACGCTATCAAGGAGAAGCAGCTCCAGCTCATCGTCAAAACTCTCCGCACCCGGAAACGCTTCACTCATGCACTTCAG GTTTCTGAGTGGATGAGTAGCAAAGGGCTCTGCCCAATTTCGCCGGGTGACCGAGCCGTGCAGCTAGGTCTTATCGGTAGAGTTCATGGACTGGAGAGTGCAGAGAGCTATTTTCAGAATTTGAGTGATATTGACAAAACTGAAAAAGTCCATGGTGCCCTTTTGAATTGTTACGTGAGAGCAGGATTAGTTGACAAGTCACTCTCCCAGATGCAGAAGATGAAGGAAATGGGTTATGTTTCTTGTCTCAATTACAACAATATAATGTGCCTCTACGCACAAAGTGACCAACATGAGAAAGTACCTGGGGTTTTAGCAATGATGAAAGAGGACGGTGTTTCTCCTGACATTTTCAGCTACAGGGTTTGCATAAACTCTTATGGCGCCAGATCTGACCTCGAGAATATGGAGAAACTGTTGGAGGAAATTGAAAGAGAAGGCCACACATGCGTGGATTGGATGACATATTCTACAGTGGCCACCTTCTACATCAGAGCAGGCCTGAAGGAGAAAGCTCTGGCCTGCCTGAAGAAGTGTGAGGACAATTTAGACAAACGCAGCGCGGTTGCTTACAACCATCTAATTTCACATTATGCAGGTCTTGAGATGAAGAAAGCCATGATGAGATTGTGGAAACTTCAGAAGGCTAACTGTAAGAGGCAACTTAATGGGGAATATATAACCCTGTTGAGTTGGCTGGTGAAGTTAGGGGACCTTGATGAAGCTGAGTATTTACTTGGTGAGTGGGAGTTATCTGGTAACACTTACGATTTCAGGGTGCCAAACATCCTCCTGATCGGATATTCAAAGAAGGGATTGATTGAAAAGGCGGAAACAATGCTCCGAAGCATGGTTGAGAAAGGGAAGACTCCTAATCCTTACAGTTGGTCTATCGTTGCATCTGGGTATGTGGCCAAGGAGAACATGGAGAAGGCATTTCAGTGCCTCAAGGAAGCTTTGGCTGTGCTAGCTGAGAATAAAGGTTGGAGACCAAAACCTAATGTTGTTTCCAGCATATTGAGTTGGGTTACTGATAACAGAGATATAGAGGAAGTAGAAGATTTTGTAAATTCATTGAAGAAAGTGATGTCAATGAATAGGGACATGTATCGGTCCTTGATCAAGCTACATGTTAGATGTGGGAAAGAAGTAGATGGGGTTTTAGAGAGCATGAAAGCTGACAATATTGAGCTCGATGAAGAGTTGGAGGAAATTCTTAAGTCGAGATTGCAATAA